The Musa acuminata AAA Group cultivar baxijiao chromosome BXJ1-3, Cavendish_Baxijiao_AAA, whole genome shotgun sequence genome window below encodes:
- the LOC103978485 gene encoding serine/threonine-protein kinase-like protein CCR4, producing MRPPSFVLLLLVLLSISLPASVASPLSTVAISRASNTTVVCAVVRSIANDEYELSCTSLPTGLQLTYTSGNISSSAIAGGEGFLCFLRMSTNVSTMVWWGFYQESDYYGSSRDYKRVYRGPPLSDLSAGDSRVCGIHAGGRPICWRWKQLVFPEGVRFSDIAVGRDFVCGLLRGSMEIRCFGNDTGVVGHEPTGSYRTIAAGSRHACAVSREGKLVCWGAGAPAMGPTPSEISSLALGENKTCALGSQGRVTCWGERSNLPCSLNDTQFMAIQAKGSAICGILRVDYSLYCWGSDVFDHNPVVYANVLPGTCVPISSCRCGVLEGSGTLCDRGSAVCRLCEAEKISNPTASPTPSSPPPPPSTNRAETSHKRRTVFVVIGSVGLALGVAASFCFCLLHFGRCNGRVHDLGGMHSAAAGALPPAVPSALARPHGSETSHTPIEWRFSSLVGGGRSPMLEEFPLSVLLAATDNFAESHKTGSGSFGSVYRATLDDGRVVAIKRAETSASTSNTHAAPASAAAENKRHDKESAFLSELALLSRVNHKNLVRLLGYCKQGAERVLVYEFMTNGTLHDQLHKLPGASLASWSARLRVALDAARGLEYLHTYAVPPIIHRDIKSSNILLDDTWTAKVSDFGLSLMNPVDEEQGPVRTAGTVGYMDPEYYRLQHLTAKSDVYSFGVVLLELLTGCKVIRRYDDSGTPKNIVEFAVPHIVAHDIHRVLDPNLPPPIPCEIEAVTYVGFLAIDCVSPEGRERPTMTEVVDGLERAVAACDTPAGSLDRSTTVRSI from the coding sequence ATGCGTCCTCCAAGCTTCGTGCTCCTCCTCCTGGTCCTTCTTTCGATCTCTTTGCCGGCCAGTGTTGCTTCTCCTCTGTCGACGGTAGCTATATCCCGTGCGTCCAACACGACGGTGGTTTGTGCTGTGGTTCGTTCCATAGCCAACGATGAGTACGAGCTGAGTTGCACCAGCCTGCCCACGGGGCTCCAACTCACGTACACGTCGGGCAACATCTCCTCCTCCGCCATCGCTGGCGGTGAGGGATTCCTGTGCTTCCTCCGCATGTCCACCAATGTCTCCACCATGGTGTGGTGGGGCTTCTATCAGGAATCCGACTACTATGGCTCGTCGCGGGACTACAAGAGGGTCTACCGTGGGCCGCCCCTCTCTGACCTCTCGGCTGGAGACTCGCGTGTTTGCGGCATCCATGCCGGAGGCCGCCCCATTTGCTGGCGATGGAAGCAGCTGGTCTTCCCGGAGGGGGTAAGATTCTCTGACATCGCCGTCGGCCGGGACTTCGTCTGCGGATTGTTACGGGGCTCCATGGAGATCCGGTGCTTCGGAAATGACACCGGCGTCGTGGGCCACGAGCCGACGGGGTCGTATCGGACGATCGCCGCCGGATCCCGGCACGCCTGCGCGGTGTCCAGGGAAGGCAAACTGGTCTGCTGGGGAGCGGGGGCGCCAGCAATGGGACCGACTCCGTCCGAGATCAGCTCATTGGCCTTGGGGGAGAACAAGACGTGCGCCCTCGGAAGCCAAGGAAGAGTGACGTGCTGGGGAGAGAGGTCGAATTTGCCGTGCAGCCTCAACGACACCCAGTTCATGGCGATTCAAGCAAAGGGCAGCGCCATCTGTGGGATCCTCAGGGTGGACTACTCGTTGTATTGTTGGGGCAGCGACGTTTTCGATCACAATCCGGTCGTCTACGCGAACGTGTTGCCCGGCACTTGCGTGCCGATATCTAGTTGTCGCTGCGGCGTCCTGGAAGGCTCCGGCACACTGTGCGACAGAGGAAGCGCCGTCTGCCGTCTATGCGAGGCCGAGAAAATATCGAATCCGACGGCATCTCCGactccttcctctcctcctcctcctccatcgacAAACAGAGCCGAGACTTCTCACAAGAGGAGAACGGTTTTCGTGGTGATAGGCTCCGTCGGGCTCGCCCTCGGGGTTGCGGCATCGTTCTGCTTCTGTCTGCTCCACTTCGGTCGATGCAATGGCCGCGTCCACGACTTGGGCGGAATGCACAGCGCGGCGGCAGGGGCGCTGCCTCCGGCCGTTCCGTCAGCGCTCGCGAGGCCGCACGGCTCGGAAACCTCGCACACGCCGATCGAGTGGCGATTTAGCTCGCTGGTCGGCGGAGGCCGCAGTCCCATGTTGGAGGAATTCCCGCTGTCAGTCCTCCTCGCCGCGACAGACAACTTCGCAGAGTCCCACAAGACCGGCTCCGGCAGCTTCGGGTCGGTCTACCGAGCCACGCTGGACGACGGCCGCGTCGTGGCCATCAAGCGGGCCGAGACGTCGGCCTCGACGTCGAACACCCACGCCGCCCCCGCATCAGCAGCGGCCGAGAACAAGCGCCACGACAAGGAGTCGGCGTTCCTCTCCGAGCTCGCCCTCCTCTCCAGGGTGAACCATAAGAACCTGGTGCGCCTGCTGGGCTACTGCAAGCAGGGCGCGGAGCGCGTCCTCGTCTACGAGTTCATGACCAACGGCACACTCCACGACCAGCTCCACAAGCTCCCGGGCGCCAGCCTCGCGTCGTGGAGCGCGCGTCTCCGGGTCGCGCTCGACGCCGCGCGCGGGCTCGAGTACCTCCACACCTACGCCGTCCCTCCCATCATCCACCGTGACATCAAGTCCTCCAACATCCTGCTCGACGACACATGGACGGCCAAGGTCTCCGATTTCGGCCTCTCCCTAATGAACCCGGTCGACGAGGAACAGGGTCCGGTCCGGACCGCCGGCACGGTCGGCTACATGGACCCCGAGTACTATCGCCTCCAGCACCTGACCGCCAAGAGCGACGTCTACAGCTTCGGCGTCGTGCTACtggagctgctcaccgggtgcaagGTGATCCGGCGGTACGACGACAGCGGCACGCCAAAGAACATAGTGGAGTTCGCGGTGCCGCACATCGTGGCCCACGACATCCACCGGGTGCTCGACCCGAACCTCCCGCCCCCGATACCGTGCGAGATCGAGGCGGTCACCTACGTCGGCTTCCTGGCGATCGACTGCGTGAGTCCGGAGGGCCGAGAGCGGCCGACCATGACCGAGGTCGTCGACGGGCTGGAGCGGGCCGTGGCGGCTTGCGACACGCCGGCTGGGTCCCTGGACCGGTCCACCACGGTCCGGTCCATCTGA
- the LOC135625838 gene encoding leucine-rich repeat receptor-like serine/threonine-protein kinase BAM1, whose product MLLCTLNTPFLSSILRTPMTTRPCPTRRSKKKKPQEMDPVPLLLVTLLALLSSCTCTTLQSDALALASIREGFHGSTPELESWNTSNVVFVCSWFGVRCEHDRVVGIDISDLNISGSVPVEISGIDSLVNLSLSGNHLQGEITVANLPSLRYLNISSNQFNGGLDWNYTSLPSLEVFDAYDNNFTASLPLGIADLRRLKYLDLGGNYFTGRIPATYGSLAALEYLSLNGNDLRGRIPSELGNLTGLKQLYLGYYNVFDGGIPVELGKLVDLAHLDLSRCGLGGGIPHQIGYLTNLDTLFLHTNELSGPLPPSLGNLTRLVSLDLSNNELTGEVPQQLAALTELSLLNLFMNRLHGPVPEFVAELPKLDTLQLFMNNFTGGIPEKLGAGGRISVLDISSNRFTGKIPSNLCPFNRLKVLILLRNSFCGPIPESLGECLSLTRARLGQNYLNGSIPSGLLYLPRLNLLELQANYLSGPIPENSDPDQSPTELVQLNLSDNSLTGPLPSSIRNLSSVQTLLISGNRLTGPVPGSIGSLRHVVKLDLSRNGLSGSIPPEVGACRQLTYLDLSQNNLSGPIPPEIAGIGILNYLNLSRNGLNGPIPRSIAAMRSLTAADFSFNDLSGRLPDLGELAFLNASAFSGNPKLCGPGFGNPCDDAAGAARSGHSHGDYKLIFALGLLLCSLALGLAATVRARSRRGGTWRLTAFHEVDFGASDVLGCMKDANVVGRGGAGVVYRGRTRSGGAIAVKRLAALGSDGGFGAEIRTLGSVRHRNIVRLLAVCSDSATNVLVYEYMTNGSLGEALHGKGGGHLSWGRRYRIAVAAARGLCYLHHDCSPMIVHRDVKSSNILLDAKFEAHVADFGLARFLQADNGGSECMSAIAGSYGYIAPEYAYTLKVDEKSDVYSFGVVLLELITGRRPVGDFGDGVDIVHWVKRATACRRENAASIVDCRLSSVPTDEVMHVFFVSMLCVQENSVERPTMREVVQMLSEFPHHVTDDQCPLPPSPPPPPGEDGSGADKEANSYELCPDLLTQCKLFPQN is encoded by the exons ATGCTTCTCTGCACACTGAACACTCCATTTCTGTCCTCCATCCTTCGAACTCCAATGACCACAAGACCATGTCCAACTAGAAGATCCAAGAAGAAGAAACCTCAGGAGATGGACCCTGTTCCTCTGTTACTTGTTACCCTGTTAGCTCTTCTAAGTTCTTGCACTTGCACTACGCTTCAGAGTGATGCCTTAGCGTTAGCTTCTATAAGAGAAGGATTCCATGGTTCCACCCCAGAACTAGAGAGCTGGAACACTTCCAATGTGGTCTTCGTCTGCTCGTGGTTCGGAGTCCGGTGCGAGCACGATCGCGTCGTCGGGATCGATATCTCCGACCTCAACATTTCCGGCTCCGTTCCGGTCGAGATCTCTGGCATCGACTCCCTTGTCAACCTCTCCCTATCCGGGAACCATCTCCAAGGTGAGATCACGGTGGCGAACTTGCCTAGTCTCCGATACCTCAACATCTCTTCCAATCAGTTCAACGGCGGGCTCGATTGGAACTACACCAGCCTGCCGAGCTTGGAGGTGTTCGACGCCTACGACAACAACTTCACGGCCTCGTTACCGCTCGGCATCGCAGATTTGAGGAGGCTCAAGTACCTGGACCTCGGTGGCAACTACTTCACTGGAAGAATCCCGGCGACCTATGGAAGCTTAGCTGCTTTAGAGTATCTCTCGCTGAACGGCAATGATCTCCGAGGTCGAATTCCCAGCGAACTGGGCAATCTCACAGGCCTCAAGCAGCTCTACTTGGGCTACTACAATGTGTTCGACGGCGGCATTCCTGTCGAACTCGGGAAGTTGGTCGATCTAGCCCATCTCGACCTGTCGAGATGCGGCCTCGGCGGCGGAATTCCCCACCAGATCGGCTACTTGACCAACCTCGACACCCTCTTCCTCCACACCAACGAATTATCCGGCCCGCTGCCGCCGTCACTCGGGAACCTCACGAGGCTGGTCTCGCTCGACCTGTCCAACAACGAGCTCACAGGAGAAGTCCCGCAGCAGCTCGCCGCGCTCACCGAGCTGAGCCTCCTCAACCTCTTCATGAACCGGTTGCACGGGCCGGTGCCGGAGTTCGTCGCTGAGCTGCCCAAACTGGACACTCTCCAGCTCTTCATGAACAACTTCACCGGCGGCATACCAGAGAAGCTCGGCGCCGGCGGCCGCATCAGCGTGCTCGACATTTCGTCGAACAGGTTCACCGGTAAGATCCCCTCAAACCTCTGCCCGTTCAACAGGCTCAAAGTCCTCATCCTCTTGAGGAACTCCTTTTGTGGTCCCATCCCTGAGAGCTTAGGCGAGTGTTTGAGCCTAACCAGAGCGAGGCTCGGTCAGAATTATCTCAATGGAAGCATCCCTTCCGGCCTCCTCTACTTGCCACGGCTCAACCTATTAGAGCTCCAAGCCAACTACCTCTCCGGTCCAATCCCAGAGAACTCTGACCCTGACCAGAGTCCGACCGAGTTGGTCCAACTCAACCTCTCAGATAATTCACTCACTGGACCTCTTCCCTCCTCGATTCGCAACCTATCTTCCGTCCAAACCTTGCTAATTAGCGGCAATCGATTGACCGGTCCGGTCCCCGGTTCGATCGGCTCGTTGCGCCATGTGGTCAAGCTCGACCTTAGCCGCAATGGCCTATCGGGCTCGATCCCGCCGGAGGTCGGAGCTTGCCGCCAGCTCACCTACCTCGATCTGAGCCAGAACAACCTCTCCGGCCCCATCCCGCCGGAGATCGCCGGAATCGGGATACTGAACTATCTGAATCTATCGCGCAATGGATTGAACGGGCCGATTCCGAGGTCGATCGCGGCGATGAGGAGCCTCACCGCCGCCGATTTCTCCTTCAACGACCTCTCCGGCAGGCTGCCGGACTTGGGGGAGTTGGCTTTCTTGAACGCCAGCGCCTTTTCCGGCAACCCCAAGCTGTGCGGGCCGGGTTTCGGCAACCCGTGCGACGACGCGGCGGGCGCGGCCCGGTCTGGGCACTCCCATGGCGATTATAAGCTGATCTTCGCACTGGGGCTTCTGCTGTGCTCGCTCGCGCTCGGGCTCGCGGCAACAGTGCGGGCCCGGTCGCGCCGCGGCGGTACGTGGCGCCTCACCGCGTTCCACGAGGTGGATTTCGGCGCGTCGGATGTGCTGGGGTGCATGAAGGACGCTAACGTGGTGGGGCGCGGCGGCGCCGGGGTGGTGTACCGGGGAAGGACCCGCTCCGGCGGCGCGATCGCGGTGAAGCGGCTGGCGGCGTTGGGATCGGACGGCGGGTTCGGCGCCGAGATCCGGACGCTGGGGAGCGTCCGCCACCGGAACATCGTCCGGCTGCTCGCCGTCTGCTCCGACTCTGCCACCAACGtgctggtgtacgagtacatgacCAACGGGAGCTTGGGGGAGGCGCTGCATGGCAAGGGCGGCGGGCACCTGAGCTGGGGCCGTCGGTACAGGATAGCGGTGGCGGCGGCCAGGGGCTTATGTTACCTCCACCACGACTGCAGTCCGATGATAGTGCACCGCGACGTGAAGTCCAGCAACATCCTGCTCGACGCGAAGTTTGAGGCACACGTGGCGGATTTCGGGCTAGCCAGATTCTTGCAGGCAGACAATGGTGGGTCCGAGTGCATGTCTGCCATCGCTGGGTCCTACGGATACATCGCCCCGG AGTATGCCTACACTCTCAAGGTGGACGAGAAAAGCGATGTCTACAGCTTCGGGGTGGTGCTCCTGGAGCTCATCACCGGCCGGCGCCCGGTCGGGGACTTTGGGGACGGCGTCGACATAGTTCATTGGGTCAAGAGGGCCACCGCCTGCAGAAGAGAGAACGCCGCAAGCATCGTGGACTGCAGGCTGAGCAGTGTGCCGACGGATGAAGTCATGCATGTCTTCTTCGTCTCGATGCTGTGCGTCCAAGAGAACAGCGTGGAGAGGCCAACCATGAGGGAGGTGGTGCAGATGCTCTCCGAGTTCCCTCACCACGTTACGGACGACCAATGTCCACTcccaccatctcctcctcctcctcctggagAAGACGGGAGCGGAGCCGACAAGGAGGCCAACAGCTACGAGCTCTGTCCTGATCTCTTGACCCAATGCAAGCTATTTCCTCAGAATTGA